One Actinomadura viridis genomic region harbors:
- a CDS encoding Lrp/AsnC family transcriptional regulator — protein MVTAIVLIKADVASIHEVAESVAALDGVSEVYSITGEYDLIAMVRVRGHEELNDVIPGRLNKVPGIRDTETHIAFRTYSRHDLEAAFAVGLPDAD, from the coding sequence GTGGTCACCGCGATCGTGCTCATCAAGGCGGACGTCGCGAGCATCCACGAGGTCGCCGAGAGCGTCGCCGCCCTGGACGGCGTCAGCGAGGTCTACTCCATCACCGGGGAGTACGACCTGATCGCGATGGTCCGGGTGCGCGGCCACGAGGAGCTCAACGACGTGATCCCGGGCCGGCTCAACAAGGTGCCGGGGATCCGTGACACCGAGACCCACATCGCGTTCCGGACCTACTCCCGGCACGACCTGGAGGCGGCGTTCGCGGTGGGACTCCCGGACGCCGACTGA
- a CDS encoding DEDD exonuclease domain-containing protein, with translation MTAARSETPSAHGVQGTLDDLGTPLAGVTFVVVDLETTGGSPAESAITEIGAVKVRGGAGLGEFGTLVDPGGAIPPFITALTGITQAMVTAAPRMDSVLPAFLEFARGCVLVAHNAPFDIGFLKAACAAQGYAWPAFPVVDTVDLARRVLTKDEVPNCKLETLARFFGAATRPCHRALADARATVDVLHGLIERLGSFGVTSLEELRGFAKAPTPEQRRKRHLADAVPSAPGVYVFEDAAGEALYIGKSGDLRTRVRGYFTGSETRWRVREMVGLAERVRTIVCATGLEAEVRELRLIAEHKPRYNRRSKFPERVMWLKLTVEPFPRLSIVRECRDDGAAYLGPLSSRRQAEEARSALHEAIPLRQCTQRLTPRLIGEGRARTCALAEIGRCGAPCEGRESSGSYAVHVTSARAVLAGDVRPVVAAARVRIDRLAAEQRYEEAAAQRDRLAAFVRAAARAERLGALAGCPQVVAARPAFDGGWELAVVRYGRLAAAGMIPPGAHPRPYVDALIATAETVFPWSVTTGAPGGAATAGEMECVLRWMDAPGVRPVEVEGTWTYPVHGAERLRAWLDNAYAAREPGEPRAARPLR, from the coding sequence ATGACGGCTGCGAGATCCGAGACCCCTTCGGCGCACGGCGTCCAGGGCACCCTCGACGACCTCGGCACCCCCTTGGCGGGCGTCACCTTCGTGGTGGTGGACCTGGAGACCACCGGGGGGTCGCCCGCCGAGTCGGCCATCACCGAGATCGGCGCGGTCAAGGTGCGCGGGGGCGCCGGTCTCGGCGAGTTCGGCACGCTGGTCGACCCGGGCGGCGCGATCCCGCCGTTCATCACCGCGCTCACCGGCATCACCCAGGCGATGGTGACCGCCGCCCCAAGGATGGACTCGGTCCTCCCGGCGTTCCTGGAGTTCGCCAGGGGCTGCGTGCTGGTCGCGCACAACGCCCCGTTCGACATCGGCTTCCTCAAGGCCGCCTGCGCGGCGCAGGGGTACGCCTGGCCCGCGTTCCCCGTGGTCGACACCGTCGACCTGGCACGCCGCGTCCTGACCAAGGACGAGGTGCCCAACTGCAAGCTGGAGACCCTGGCGAGGTTCTTCGGCGCCGCCACCCGTCCCTGCCACCGGGCGCTGGCCGACGCCCGCGCCACCGTCGACGTCCTGCACGGCCTCATCGAACGGCTCGGGTCGTTCGGCGTCACCTCCCTGGAGGAGCTGCGCGGCTTCGCCAAGGCGCCCACCCCCGAGCAGCGGCGCAAGCGGCACCTGGCCGACGCCGTGCCCAGCGCCCCGGGCGTCTACGTCTTCGAGGACGCCGCCGGCGAGGCGCTCTACATCGGCAAGAGCGGCGACCTGCGGACCCGCGTCCGCGGCTACTTCACCGGCTCGGAGACCCGCTGGCGGGTCCGCGAGATGGTCGGCCTGGCCGAACGCGTCCGCACGATCGTGTGCGCCACCGGGCTGGAGGCCGAGGTCCGCGAGCTGCGCCTGATCGCCGAGCACAAGCCCCGCTACAACCGGCGTTCGAAGTTCCCCGAGCGGGTGATGTGGCTCAAGCTCACCGTGGAGCCCTTCCCCCGGCTCTCCATCGTCCGGGAGTGCCGCGACGACGGCGCCGCCTACCTCGGCCCCCTGTCGTCCCGCCGGCAGGCCGAGGAGGCGCGCTCGGCGCTGCACGAGGCGATCCCGCTGCGCCAGTGCACCCAGCGGCTCACCCCGCGGCTGATCGGCGAGGGCCGGGCCCGCACCTGCGCGCTGGCCGAGATCGGCCGCTGCGGGGCGCCCTGCGAGGGCCGCGAGTCCTCCGGGTCGTACGCGGTCCACGTCACCTCGGCGCGCGCCGTGCTGGCCGGGGACGTGCGCCCGGTGGTGGCCGCCGCCCGGGTGCGGATCGACCGGCTGGCCGCCGAGCAGCGCTACGAGGAGGCCGCGGCGCAGCGCGACCGGCTGGCGGCGTTCGTGCGGGCCGCCGCCCGCGCCGAGCGGCTGGGGGCGCTGGCGGGCTGCCCGCAGGTGGTGGCGGCGCGCCCGGCCTTCGACGGCGGCTGGGAGCTGGCGGTCGTCCGGTACGGGCGGCTGGCCGCCGCGGGCATGATCCCGCCCGGCGCGCACCCGCGCCCCTACGTGGACGCCCTGATCGCGACGGCCGAGACCGTCTTCCCCTGGTCGGTGACCACCGGCGCCCCCGGCGGAGCGGCCACCGCCGGGGAGATGGAGTGCGTCCTGCGCTGGATGGACGCGCCCGGCGTCCGCCCGGTCGAGGTGGAGGGCACCTGGACGTACCCGGTCCACGGCGCCGAACGCCTGCGCGCGTGGCTGGACAATGCCTACGCGGCCCGCGAGCCCGGGGAGCCCCGGGCCGCCCGCCCACTAAGGTGA
- a CDS encoding C40 family peptidase, producing MTASLALPASVAYADPAPSAAEARKKLTKLNEQVEQLVEKYNQVDEQLKVAKKKWKATQKAGKEEQATYDQLRTKIAQMAADAYKSGNTGDVAGFAGANDPQAVLDQAAVFSHLARNRGSELTQFLGAAQRVRREQAQAKAAYDEVAKKAKEMRAKKTEVEKSIRKQKALLARLGERTSSGGGGATGGTYNGPASGSARVALNFAYAQLGKPYQYGAAGPSSYDCSGLTMKSWGAAGVGITRTTNSQYAATKRIDKSNLQPGDLVFFNNLGHVGLYVGGGKMIHAPRTGKNVEVVSITSGYYLSNYYGAGRP from the coding sequence GTGACGGCCTCCCTCGCGCTTCCCGCCTCCGTGGCGTACGCCGACCCCGCCCCCAGCGCGGCCGAGGCGCGCAAGAAGCTGACCAAGCTCAACGAGCAGGTCGAACAGCTGGTGGAGAAGTACAACCAGGTGGACGAGCAGCTCAAGGTCGCCAAGAAGAAGTGGAAGGCGACCCAGAAGGCGGGCAAGGAGGAGCAGGCCACCTACGACCAGCTGCGCACGAAGATCGCGCAGATGGCCGCCGACGCCTACAAGAGCGGCAACACCGGCGACGTGGCCGGCTTCGCCGGGGCCAACGACCCGCAGGCGGTGCTCGACCAGGCCGCCGTCTTCTCCCACCTGGCCCGCAACCGCGGCTCGGAGCTGACCCAGTTCCTGGGGGCCGCCCAGCGGGTGCGCCGGGAGCAGGCCCAGGCCAAGGCCGCCTACGACGAGGTGGCCAAGAAGGCCAAGGAGATGCGGGCGAAGAAGACCGAGGTCGAGAAGTCGATCCGGAAGCAGAAGGCGCTGCTGGCCCGGCTCGGCGAGCGCACCTCCTCCGGGGGCGGCGGCGCCACCGGCGGCACGTACAACGGCCCGGCCAGCGGGTCGGCCCGCGTCGCGCTGAACTTCGCCTACGCCCAGCTCGGCAAGCCCTACCAGTACGGGGCGGCCGGGCCGAGCTCGTACGACTGCTCGGGCCTGACGATGAAGTCGTGGGGCGCGGCGGGCGTCGGCATCACGCGTACCACCAACTCGCAGTACGCCGCCACCAAGCGCATCGACAAGAGCAACCTGCAGCCCGGTGACCTGGTGTTCTTCAACAACCTCGGCCACGTCGGCCTGTACGTGGGCGGGGGCAAGATGATCCACGCGCCGCGCACCGGCAAGAACGTCGAGGTCGTGAGCA
- a CDS encoding NYN domain-containing protein, producing MDAAAELIGSLPIEEVPLPLRRFARFERRKRAKLAGQHIAARLEKDDAFRRRVAGPLREAQPDLVEAVEEGGVPPAADPVRVAVIGYLLRPEGWTRLVEAARDELERSASASEGEAAERRIAELREEVAAARTSRAAEVERLRAELRESKAEISELRRKLHEARLKAKAAGERADALAAGTERELAAAREGTAAADKELRRLRGRLARAEAGAEAARRASREGRNVDDVRLRMLLDTLVDAAQGVRRELALPSTIARPADAVPGVEPDRVAHRALPGRALSDDDPQLLDRLLTLPQVHLVVDGYNVTKTGYGELPLADQRNRLLSGLGGLAAQTRAEVTCVFDGAELDAPVAIAAPRGVRVLFSQPGQTADELIGELVRAEPSGRAVVVVSSDREVADAARRASARPAPSTLLLRRLGRT from the coding sequence GTGGACGCCGCCGCGGAGCTGATCGGGTCGCTGCCGATCGAGGAGGTGCCGCTGCCGCTGCGCCGGTTCGCCCGGTTCGAGCGGCGCAAGCGGGCCAAGCTCGCCGGGCAGCACATCGCCGCCCGGCTGGAGAAGGACGACGCCTTCCGGCGGCGGGTCGCCGGGCCGCTGCGCGAGGCGCAGCCCGACCTGGTGGAGGCCGTGGAGGAGGGCGGGGTCCCGCCCGCCGCGGACCCGGTGCGGGTCGCGGTCATCGGCTACCTGCTGCGTCCCGAGGGGTGGACCCGGCTGGTGGAGGCCGCCCGGGACGAGCTGGAGCGATCGGCGAGCGCCTCGGAGGGCGAGGCCGCCGAACGGCGCATCGCCGAGCTGCGCGAGGAGGTCGCCGCCGCCCGCACGTCCCGTGCCGCCGAGGTGGAGCGGCTGCGGGCCGAGCTGCGCGAGAGCAAGGCCGAGATCTCCGAGCTGCGGCGCAAGCTGCACGAGGCGCGGCTGAAGGCCAAGGCGGCCGGGGAGCGCGCCGACGCGCTGGCCGCCGGCACCGAGCGCGAGCTGGCCGCCGCCCGGGAGGGCACCGCCGCCGCCGACAAGGAGTTGCGCCGCCTGCGCGGCAGGCTCGCGCGCGCGGAGGCCGGCGCCGAGGCCGCCCGGCGCGCCTCCCGGGAGGGCCGCAACGTCGACGACGTGCGGCTGCGCATGCTGCTGGACACGCTGGTGGACGCGGCCCAGGGCGTGCGGCGGGAGCTGGCGCTGCCGTCCACGATCGCGCGTCCGGCCGACGCGGTGCCCGGTGTGGAGCCGGACCGGGTGGCGCACCGCGCGCTGCCCGGCCGGGCGCTGTCGGACGACGATCCGCAGCTGCTGGACCGGTTGCTGACGCTGCCCCAGGTGCATCTGGTCGTCGACGGCTACAACGTCACCAAGACCGGTTACGGCGAGCTGCCGCTGGCCGACCAGCGCAACCGGCTGCTGTCGGGGCTGGGCGGGCTGGCCGCGCAGACCCGCGCGGAGGTCACCTGCGTCTTCGACGGCGCGGAGCTGGACGCTCCGGTGGCGATCGCCGCCCCGCGCGGGGTGCGGGTGCTGTTCAGCCAGCCGGGGCAGACCGCCGACGAGCTGATCGGCGAGCTGGTGCGCGCCGAGCCGTCCGGGCGCGCGGTGGTGGTCGTCTCCTCCGACCGCGAGGTGGCCGACGCCGCCCGGCGGGCCAGTGCCCGGCCCGCCCCCTCGACGCTGCTGCTGCGCCGGCTGGGCCGTACCTGA
- a CDS encoding rhomboid family intramembrane serine protease, which produces MAMPLYDSQPARRVPWVTYLLVTANVLVFLFTPMANFSSWYGEGRVRECNAARFTFEYGAVPKELTTGRQQPVPPQIVRQCGQEDFSKTPWVSAFTSMFLHSGALHLLGNLVVLFVVGMGVEDRLGRLRYLLSYLFFGLVAVYGFAYVSPDATVPLIGASGAIAGVLGAYLILNPRGRIVSLVPPIFVIRLPVWVVLGYWFVLQWLSLGDRESNVAYVAHIAGFLAGVVFALMARQAGPARRPAALSRG; this is translated from the coding sequence ATGGCCATGCCGCTCTACGACAGCCAGCCCGCCAGGCGGGTCCCGTGGGTGACCTACCTGCTGGTGACCGCCAACGTGCTGGTCTTCCTGTTCACCCCGATGGCCAACTTCTCCAGCTGGTACGGCGAGGGCAGGGTACGCGAGTGCAACGCGGCGCGCTTCACCTTCGAGTACGGCGCCGTCCCCAAGGAGCTGACCACCGGCCGGCAGCAGCCGGTGCCCCCGCAGATCGTCCGCCAGTGCGGGCAGGAGGACTTCTCCAAGACGCCCTGGGTCTCGGCCTTCACCTCGATGTTCCTGCATTCGGGGGCGCTGCACCTGCTGGGCAACCTGGTGGTGCTGTTCGTGGTCGGCATGGGCGTGGAGGACCGGCTCGGGCGCTTGCGCTACCTGCTCAGCTACCTGTTCTTCGGGCTGGTGGCGGTGTACGGGTTCGCGTACGTGTCGCCCGACGCCACCGTGCCGCTCATCGGCGCCTCCGGGGCCATCGCCGGGGTCCTGGGCGCCTACCTGATCCTCAATCCCCGCGGCCGGATCGTCAGCCTGGTCCCGCCGATCTTCGTGATCCGGCTGCCGGTCTGGGTGGTGCTCGGCTACTGGTTCGTCCTCCAGTGGCTGTCCCTCGGCGACCGGGAGAGCAACGTCGCGTACGTGGCGCACATCGCGGGCTTCCTCGCCGGGGTGGTGTTCGCCCTCATGGCCCGGCAGGCCGGCCCGGCCCGCCGCCCGGCCGCCCTGAGCCGCGGCTGA